The Narcine bancroftii isolate sNarBan1 chromosome 6, sNarBan1.hap1, whole genome shotgun sequence genome window below encodes:
- the tp53rk gene encoding EKC/KEOPS complex subunit TP53RK isoform X1 gives MGEDFSQTSKVMTTETLQQDDLASLAKLRVKDFLQHFQMVKQGAESKIYKGNFLGKPTIVKERFPKAYRHSALDKKLSHRRTAQEVRSILRCRKAGIATPVVYFVDYNASCIYLEDLVGALTVRDYIASVQKSKQDTGTLFPLAERIGQILAKMHDEDVIHGDLTTSNMMIRQPEKELRLVLIDFGLSFISALPEDKGVDLYVLEKAFLSSHPNTESVFKVFLNSYSNTSKKSAPVIKKLDVVRQRGRKRSMVG, from the exons ATGGGAGAAG ATTTTTCACAGACATCTAAAGTCATGACAACAGAAACTCTGCAACAGGATGATCTGGCCTCACTTGCAAAGCTACGTGTCAAAGATTTTCTTCAGCATTTCCAGATGGTCAAACAAGGTGCTGAATCCAAAATATATAAGGGAAATTTTCTTGGAAAGCCAACTATTGTGAAGGAGCGGTTCCCCAAAGCATATCGTCATTCTGCTCTGGACAAGAAACTCTCACATCGCAGGACTGCACAAGAAGTACGATCTATCCTCAGGTGCAGGAAAGCTG GCATTGCAACACCCGTGGTATATTTCGTGGACTACAATGCAAGTTGTATCTACCTTGAAGATTTAGTTGGAGCTTTAACTGTCCGCGACTATATAGCTTCAGTTCAGAAGTCCAAGCAGGATACAGGAACACTTTTTCCCTTGGCTGAAAGAATTGGACAGATCCTTGCAAAAATGCACGATGAGGATGTTATTCATGGGGACCTAACCACATCAAATATGATGATACGTCAGCCTGAGAAAGAGTTGAGATTGGTTTTAATTGATTTTGGCTTGAGTTTTATCTCTGCTCTCCCAGAGGACAAAGGAGTCGACCTGTATGTTCTGGAGAAAGCTTTTCTGAGCAGCCACCCCAACACAGAAAGTGTGTTCAAAGTCTTCCTGAACAGCTACTCAAACACTTCTAAAAAATCAGCCCCTGTAATAAAAAAACTTGATGTTGTCAGACAGAGAGGAAGGAAGAGGTCAATGGTGGGATAG
- the tp53rk gene encoding EKC/KEOPS complex subunit TP53RK isoform X2 has product MTTETLQQDDLASLAKLRVKDFLQHFQMVKQGAESKIYKGNFLGKPTIVKERFPKAYRHSALDKKLSHRRTAQEVRSILRCRKAGIATPVVYFVDYNASCIYLEDLVGALTVRDYIASVQKSKQDTGTLFPLAERIGQILAKMHDEDVIHGDLTTSNMMIRQPEKELRLVLIDFGLSFISALPEDKGVDLYVLEKAFLSSHPNTESVFKVFLNSYSNTSKKSAPVIKKLDVVRQRGRKRSMVG; this is encoded by the exons ATGACAACAGAAACTCTGCAACAGGATGATCTGGCCTCACTTGCAAAGCTACGTGTCAAAGATTTTCTTCAGCATTTCCAGATGGTCAAACAAGGTGCTGAATCCAAAATATATAAGGGAAATTTTCTTGGAAAGCCAACTATTGTGAAGGAGCGGTTCCCCAAAGCATATCGTCATTCTGCTCTGGACAAGAAACTCTCACATCGCAGGACTGCACAAGAAGTACGATCTATCCTCAGGTGCAGGAAAGCTG GCATTGCAACACCCGTGGTATATTTCGTGGACTACAATGCAAGTTGTATCTACCTTGAAGATTTAGTTGGAGCTTTAACTGTCCGCGACTATATAGCTTCAGTTCAGAAGTCCAAGCAGGATACAGGAACACTTTTTCCCTTGGCTGAAAGAATTGGACAGATCCTTGCAAAAATGCACGATGAGGATGTTATTCATGGGGACCTAACCACATCAAATATGATGATACGTCAGCCTGAGAAAGAGTTGAGATTGGTTTTAATTGATTTTGGCTTGAGTTTTATCTCTGCTCTCCCAGAGGACAAAGGAGTCGACCTGTATGTTCTGGAGAAAGCTTTTCTGAGCAGCCACCCCAACACAGAAAGTGTGTTCAAAGTCTTCCTGAACAGCTACTCAAACACTTCTAAAAAATCAGCCCCTGTAATAAAAAAACTTGATGTTGTCAGACAGAGAGGAAGGAAGAGGTCAATGGTGGGATAG
- the rab5if gene encoding GEL complex subunit OPTI isoform X1, with the protein MSGAKWREHPVANGGWKVSVWSKVLKSHAAWEDKDEFLDVIYWFRQIIAIILGVIWGVVPLKGFLGIAIFCLINAGILYVYFSSFQQVDEEEYGGTWELTKEGFMTSFALFLSRRLHKFSHEADILKPPGCLDNLLHRNSL; encoded by the exons ATGAGCGGAGCCAAGTGGAGGGAACACCCGGTGGCCAACGGCGGCTGGAAAGTATCGGTGTGGAGCAAGGTGCTGAAGAGTCACGCGGCCTGGGAGGACAAG GATGAGTTCCTGGATGTGATCTACTGGTTCCGTCAAATAATTGCAATTATTTTGGGTGTTATCTGGGGAGTTGTTCCACTTAAAGGATTCTTGGGAATTGCAAT ATTTTGCTTGATCAATGCAGGGATCCTGTATGTCTACTTTAGCAGCTTCCAACAGGTGGATGAAGAGGAGTATGGTGGAACATGGGAATTAACAAAAGAAGGATTTATGACATCTTTTGCATTGTTTCTG TCAAGAAGACTTCACAAGTTCAGTCATGAAGCTGACATTTTGAAACCTCCAG